DNA from Ptychodera flava strain L36383 chromosome 15, AS_Pfla_20210202, whole genome shotgun sequence:
TATCCTTGCAGCACACATAATATAATGCCAAAGTGAGGCCTTATTCAGTGAATCGTACTCCCAAATGATCAACGCTGTTTATCCAAGTAAAATAGAAATCGTGACAAAGACATCTTAAAATAGACCTCTGTAGCTTTCAACTTCAAGGCTGATACGGCACACTGGAAATGTGATATATTTAGACATATCATACAATGAAAAGCATAGTTTCAGTTGTTTATTTGTGATATACAGTACAGTGAAGAATTtccagaattttgatttacttgCCATGATTTGAAGCCACAGTGAAGTGATATTTTCACTGGCAATGTGAGACATGCCGGTCCATAAGTTAATATGTCAATCGTATTACCAGGTAGCTGGGGGAGTGACTGAAGAGATTTCCTTGAATAGTACCATGTAGATTCAATGCCAAGCATCACAAGTAAGAGAGAATATACAGTCATGTACGATTCCCTGCAATATTTTATGGTATGAGCGACACTATTGTGAAGTATATGTTGCTAGATAGTTTTTCTGTTTACCTGGTGGTCAAGTATATAGTGTATCAGTCAGATGAAACTTCATGGGCTATAGTAATCACACATAATATTGGATGGTATGGAAGCTCACGTCAAAGTATATGAGCAATACCTTATACATCAAAGTCTACTTTTCCTTGCAATACACGTCTTTGTTGGTGTACTGTGTCATGAAAGTTGATGTTAGCACAGAAGTGTTGTCTTTGTCAACCATCGTTGAATAGGTGCCTATCAGGCCAACCAGGGAATCGTTGAACTCTTCATTGTGAATAGTGCATCTTTGCTGGCCACAAGTGATACTTCAGAACTTGTTAAAAACCTACTGTTACTAGTATGTTGAAGTCATTACAAGAAGTAATCACAACAAAGATTTGGCATCAGGGAGCAACTGAACCCATGATATATGTGTACGATTAGTAGATTTTTtaatattgtcaatttcaaccattttttttgccaattttagaCTTTGTCTAAAACCGTCCATAGATCTTTGTATTAAACCTTGTCCGTCCTGAAGTTAGTGTGTTACCTCCGTTAGATAGTCTGGTATTCATTCTTAGAAAACTTATTCTTATTCGTTTTTAGATAACTTGATATTGTAATGTGAAAGTCTGATTTGTAATTCAGTCATTCAGATCTCCATCGAGATGATACAATCAGGataaaatagcaaaaaatacaTCCAATCAGGTGCTCACACACGGCTTGTCATCATAAACTAACCCCATCACCACCATGGTatgacccaaacccattgttattgatggtgcttgtggacctgtttacaggacaTCAGGGTGAATAAGTTAAATAATCTTCAAACGAAATTCAAATCATTTATCAAAACTACACCTTTGTACAGTGTATTCTTTATGACAGGCACTCTGTATTTGTGATGTAGCCTCAAAGCAGTGGATTAAACCAGGAAATTGAGTGGACAGCAAttcaaacaaacccacatgcaAATATAGAAATATGTCTATTTCCGTACACGTTTGTACACATGGGCTTGTTTCTACCACTGTAGAAGAGTGCGCCTCCTTGTTATTCCAGAATAGCAGCATTTGCTGTGTGATTAGTGGAGATTTGCGGCCATTCACACCGCCTCTGTTCTGTGGTTATAGCATATATTTAAGGTACCCTGTGGATTTACACCTATCAGTGTTGCACAGTTCTAAATTTGTCTTTGGAAGGAAGTTATACATGGTTGGCAACTCTGAAAGTGTATGTGCAAATGACAGATTGTTTTGACTTGCTGTGTGGCCGTTCGTTTTTTTAACTGCAGCTAGTATAAGAGCTCTTTGGATCAGACAAAATTAAAACTTCAATTTCTTTGTGGAAATAGCTCTACAGAGTCAAAGAGCTAtaaagtaaaaaaatgtacaaaagtgGTATTATTGTAGCAAATGGTAGAAAAATGTCCTTGAGCAAAGTACGATTTCATTCTGCAAGGCATGTGTTGTGTCAACcaactatatttttttcagatgttaGCAAAATCTTGCCAAAACACACTCCCATCCATTTAGTATATGAACTCTTACACCAGAAGTACATTTCaagaatatgtaaattttgtttccaTTGTCTTTCATGTCTTTCATGTACATTCGTAATAGATtctgtgtaattttttattgtcTATAGAAATTGTAGCGTTATGTCATTCGTCTTATTCAGTGTTTGtataataaactttaaaaaatcaaagcAGTTTTGCATGTTTAAAATCCGCACCTTGATACTCAGCTTACATGACATTCATGACAGACTTTTCAAACATGCATATTTCTATAGTCTACCATGATTTCATTGGCGACATTCTAAGAAAATATCTcaataaatgtgttttttttttttttgttcaagcACATGCCAAAACATGAGTAGAAACACAAAACTTGTGCATCATCAAATGTATATAAATGTTATATCTAGAAGTAGTTTCTTTTAAGTTGGCTTTTAGAGAGCTTGTTTTTCTGGCAAGAAGGGTTGCCATAGCAACATCACCATGGTTATCACAGCAGCAAAATGACAATGTAGTCACAAGGTCATGTTGCTGCAAGCTATAAATGTATAGTTGTGCATATCTCAGGCAGGCATGAAATTCATATGGTTTCTTTGATATTAAAAACCCTGTGTGGTGGAAGTGTGGTGTAGTGTTACAGCACTCTTTCATAGTTAACTCTTGGAGTGctgaagtcaatttttgtcacctttacaaaatataacccagtcaatttttttcagattttccccacAATGTTTATCAAAAACTTGAGCCATTAAAAGAGATGTCCATTTcatccaaaattattttaaaaaacagaaacaggaaaatttgtaaaaattgtaaaatgtttcactagAATTTTGGTTTGAAAGATTACAGCGCTCTAAGGGTGAAATGGAAGTCTAACCATCCCTGTGACAATCTAATCAATAGAGGATATCTACAGATGGGTAATATTTAACAGGCACCACATGTAGAACAAGGATACACACTCTTTACTGGCATCTCTTCACCTATGCCATTTGATGGTACATACTGCTGAGTGGACTTTCCAAATCCTAAAATCTCAGACCTTTAATGACAGAAATGCATTCTCTGTGATAGATTTCTGAAGTGGCTTTTGCAATTGCTGGTCATAGATGGAGATGAAACTGtacagtaaaattacttttcataaACCaggtttcaaaatgttttatgaCAATTGGGCCATCAAGAGCAGAGTTTAAAATGTTTGAGGCATATAGTTGTAGTTACTTATAGTTTTCAATGTAATAGTTAGAAGGAACTGATATCCTTGATTTGTGTATCCAGCCATTCATGATTTGCCCCGGTGCTATGAAACCCTATACACAGGATTGGATATGAATGTGGGAAATTTTTGTATGGATGTGTTACTTACAAAACTGCTACATTTAATCAGAGGAACAAACCCTTGACTTGTATGCGCACGCAATTAGTAAGACACCAAGAGAATTGGTATTGATTGTTTTATTGCACACTTTCCTACTACTAGGGTGGCCAAGttaagctaaaatgttgcgacattatacgcaactcacgcacactgaaagtgaaatttgattttcgtgaaattttaaacgccattttttctgaaaagaagtagctcagttactgaaaaaatagatatttccaattaaaatcgatgtatgaggcaggtttcattaaaaaactgaagaaaaaacgatagaaaaatagtgtttttcctctccaaaaatgccactttgtactgaccggccacagcgctcgagcggtcgccgctcatggcacgcacttctgaatccagtcaatacctatttcgcaacggaactgctttcgggccctgtgcacgctgtcatagaactgtgaaacttggccaggaagtggcagaccatcccatttacatgtagtggtgagtttttgttatattctgggaattttagccagcaaacacgaggtaaagtgagtacggtgaattcggtgtagatttttcccatttagatacatatttttgccataaaacttgtagcatgctctttttaaacatcattccaacatttctgtgaaatatgacgaaaatctgtccacgagcacaagtacgaatcataaaaacaaaatcatgttcattcatagacctcagtacagtgtaactcaagatggcggcggaaggcagtcacactgacacaccattgacagcctgcctgaggctgaagttagggacagctatttcttacaatttcatggctgaaaatgaactgcattaaaagacaattggcagtttaaattgatttgttagaattgagtgttattaaataacattgtgacaaaatttcattgtattgtgagctctagtttttaagttatgtgaattcaaaattcataaaaacataaaaatccatccatttttcgatggtacggtgccgccgcaattttgactaagtcagacaaaatattttcaattttcaacactcacagtttcaaaatcaaagacgtgcatcagtcaaatcttgatttttccgtaatatttggtaaatctgtgcacaagaCCACAGagtttaatgattccatgtgaagtaaataaaaaattatgggttgccaaacttgaaggaatcggcattcattgaaataattttaaaatttgccgaaaattgtccgcgaaaaaatggcattGTTTTGGCTTTAAaacttcataacttttgattggatacagctatttgcataattttttttttatttttcttcttttaccccattcttgctaaaaatccatttaaactgtgtgtataaacaagagaaaaaaatggcttggccacCCTACTACTACAATCTCCTTTCAAGGCCTATTTCCTGCCACTAGCATGAGAGGCAGAATATTTTCACGACTACTGCCACTAGGGGGCGCCAACACTAGATGGGTTGTATGGCCTGAAAACCTTCGGACGCCTCACTCAATTCGATGTGGTACATTTTCCAGAGATCAGTGGTCACAATTCAGGAAAATTTGTCCTTCAGTATTTGCAGATGTGGCAAATAATTGTGTCGTGTCCACCTTTGGTCGATAAACTTCCTGATCGAGATTCACAAGATACAATAAGCTGTGGTTTTCTTGAACCAAACATCTTTCAACACAAATCTCGTTTTCAGTTTacaagaatttattttaaatgcCTTGACAGGAAAGGCTCTCAAGTAAACAATTACTCAAGGATGGCATTCTGCAGTAAAATTGTAGAACACGGCAAATacttgaacttacacaaggatAGATTACGGTCTTGTTTAATGACAAAACAAGTACAATGCTGGATTCAAAGTGTTCACTTCAGGTAAAAGTTTCAATCAAAGGATATATACAGAGTGAGCCTGTGAGTTGCAGAATGCACATAAATACCAATGGTGGAATACCAATGCTGGTGATGGGTTATAACAATTGTAAAATAATATGTAAGAGCATTCGTAACCCTACATGTAGCTGACAAAACAAAAACTcttcaaattacatgttttatgaATTTTACTTAAACAGTTTATTGTatcttgaatattttttatgtcaaaCTCAATTCATACtcaaaaaaaggtaaaacacaaaaatttaTACACATTTGCTTCACAACAATTACAAAGACCATAATTCACATGATACACCATCTACAAAAGAACTATTCACATGAAGTCTCCAAAGCTGCTGAATACATAAATCTACCAGAATCTTGTAATATATTTGTACAAGGATATtgccttttcaaaaatttcataaatatttaaagttGATGTCGCAAACGACAAAGTGCCTATGCCTGACACAGGTTATAAATTAAAaccattttaaagaaaatgataatttcttGGTTAGCTAAAACATGAGAAAGACGTGTGTCAAGAATGTCCAGAAAATATTACCATGCAGGCACTACTGCATACCACCTAAAAAGAGTAAATTATTTCTTTGGAAAAGTATTCATCTGAAAATCTGAAACTAATTTCCAAAACCACATAAATGCTCTGGGTTACCTCAATAATGTAGTTAATGTCGTTTACTTGACACTAAGAATCTTCACTATATTGTACGTGGCTGGGTTTGGAAGAAGTAAACTGTATTCTGCTTCCATAAATATGTCCAGAACAGGCTTTTCTCAAGCCTTTCACGACATCCTTATGTTAAATCTAGCAGACTATCATGTTTGATCAGATCTATGAACTTTAACATTGGGTGGAAAAAAAGAGCTCAGGATTGATGGAATTCCCTTAACACACTAGTTATACATTTGAGATCATAAAGCCACGATTAACACAAATCACGATGATTCTTGAATACTGCTGGACTGAATTTTTCAGTAAGAATAGAAGTAAATTAAAACTATAAAATCTCCACCCCTGTCACTACATTTTTAATTATTCAAATATCATTTGCTTTACATTTCAAAGAGATTTCTTCCTTTCATACAAATTTGTGAAGAGCTTCTATCCATTGTCTGACTGACCAACgtaattatgacaaattttattcagaattttactttgtttttcaaGATGTCTTCTGATCAGAAAGCATTGGGTTGAGTTAAAGAATAAAGACATAGTTTCATAGCAAATGAATTGGGTACCCcatgtgtgtactgtgtaaaTCTACAAGAGAGATTTTCTGTTTATCTCGAACATACAATCACAATTTTTAATAATGTATGTACCCTCCCTCTCTGCACCAAACTTTCTAAATACATTATCTGTTTGGGTTTTTTCCGATAATTGTAAATAGTTGGGGAATAAAAGCATCTGTTAGAATCAGCAAACATCCTATTGGTTCTTTTTGTCTTCAGGTCGCTGAACTTCTGAATATGGTGGAGGAGCACTCTGTGAAGGACAACAAAGAATGACATGAGAGGAAACACATGATAGATTAGAACAAAACTGTAATGAATCTTAACGTGTTTCCATATTCATTCCTTGCATAAATCATGACATGCAGAAACAGTTTCCCATTGTGAACTGACGTCTTGTCAGTATCTAATGCTTGAAGACACCCAGTGACATAATGGTGTCCAGTTATGCAAAGTGTACCATAATAATAAGTATTACTCATGTATGCAAATCTTCTGATGAAGAGGTTATTCGTATACATCAGATCACACACTATGTACTTGTCAAAAGTAACAATCATGGGATGGTGAACATTTGCGTGTTaataaatacatgaaaaaaccaATGATAAAACCAACTCAACACGATATTACAAAGAAGAAGCAAACTCATGCATGACTGAAAGTTTTAAAAAGATTTTATACAGCAGTACAAATACACTTGTACAGGAACTATTTTACAGTAATACACAAATGTGTTTTCCACAggaaaaaaacccaacaaaacCTTTTCACTGGCATGTCTTCTGCTGACAGAAAGCTAACAAAACCTTTTGACCATTATCACATTTTCTAAGGCAAGTTAAACATCAACTAGATAACCTGTTTGGATTACTTTACCTGTGGTTGTGGCATGTAAACATTCTGTGGATTTTGTGGATTGTAATAAGCAGTGCCTCCATTGGTCATTGCTTCTCTCGCTTTGGCATCTGCCATTCAAAAAGAAAGATATGCAGGGGTGTTATAATAAGTTATTGTGCTCGATACGTAACGGGATGGGTAGGAAGACTAAATGGACCCCTTCCAGAAGAGTAATATCAACTGACGATTCTTGGCAAAGCATATGCTGTATACACGTATATCAGGCTTTTGCACTTTTACGCCATTTGctcttcaaaagttacaaatcaaATCTGTCAATTCATAGAGCCTTGAAATGTATTGGAAAAGCATTAATTTTCACTTTGATTTTCTCTGCGGTGTCATGTTTCTGGAGTATGCAATGCATTCCGAATGCActtaaaattttcaatgaaactgTCACAGCTATAATTCTTATCCTGCCTAGTTCATATGTCAACCATGAGGTCAAGTTGGTTACAACCAGTGAAGCATAAAGAtcccatatgttgcattttaacaaatacttgaacatttgaagacCTGAATAGATATTGTAAATTTGATCTTTACTGACCAAACCTGCCACAACATACCTTGCAAAGTGGGTCAAAATATGCATggatttggctcaataccgcatttactgacttggcaaatggggaagtgatactgtcttgCAGGATAAATGATAATGTCCATACAATACAGATTTTGGTGTTCAACATATCTGGTGAAATCATGGTGTCTAGTAATTAAATTCGGTGAGTAAACACTACACTGTGGATGTTATGATACTACAGAACTTCAAGATTCATATTCATTATTCTTTTATCGATGATTTGGCAAACTTCTATGAATATTATTTCTGACAAACCCTGAAGTCCTCCATAATCTGCCATTGGAGGGGCCGATGGGCCAACAGATGAGTAGGGTGGTGGCGCATCAACTGGATGCTCTATGTgtaaagaaacaacaaacatgGTGTTATATGGCAGAAATGAGAGATAAAGTGTATTCTGAGTAATACACATATGCTATTGTTCACACTTAGGCCCAGGGCTGCCTCTGGGCCTAGCATAAAGAATGTGATAAGGAAAATTTTGGTCAACATTCACACTGCACTGGTATCCTCCCACCTTTAAGTGAATTATCAACCTCGCTCTAGGCCTACTGTAAGGGCGTAAACTGGGCCCAAGGCCAACATAAActgttcacacacacacaatttgGACCCAAGTCTAAAATTTGAGTAGACTCTGAACTCACCCACCAGACCCTATAAGAAATAGGCTTGCCCAAGACCAACCAAAGGCGGACATAGCGTTTTcacgttgttttttttttaaaccagGGTCAACTCAGAGGCAACCTACACTATATTGTGTGAATGTagtaaatgtcactgaaagatATATTGTCAAATTTCTTGATAAAGCATCATAATAGGTACAGACAAGATCCTTACCTTGTGGGGGCGCTGTTGGTGGATAGGCGGCTCCCGTAGCATATCCATAATCAAATCCATAGGCTGCTGGTGCTGGCCCTCCATTCATCATTGGTGGGGGTGGTGCATAGGCACCTGGTGGAGGGTATGCCTGGGGTTGTGTAACCCGAGGTCCCGGTGGAACATTACCATCTGATAAAGACATAATTGACAGCCTTGAGTGTGACAACAAGGAAAGGGTAAAGCTCTGATTTTACAATGAATATACATGTCAGTTTCAACCCAACTTTATTCCTCAGTTACATTGTTATCATGGCCAACACTGTGCCATTGAGGATGAAATATTTCACGTTTGAGGAAATTTTTTATCCAAAGTGAACTTTCtttgtacattttcatttttgcagACTGGTATTTAGTGAAAGCATCAGCCTGGGTGCATTTCAGACCAGCATGCGGCATAGCATCAGTTCATCCATCAAAGATATAATGAAAATAAGATTCATTGTATCTGCTTCCTAACATGATCACAGTAATATTATCTCcttcttttttttctgtgtctatcttttttttgaagactGATTGGAACTAGAAATCTCTATTATGTGATGAAGAATATATCAGAATCGCTTGGCATGTGCGTCTGCTAGGTACAAAGCTGGTATTGTGTGTGATATCACATTGAAAATATGCAGACTGCAAATGCATAATATAACTGTAACATTTACTTTGGCTTGCTACTTTCAGTAGCCTCTCTCCCAGCTCTATGGCACCACCAGTCTTGAATGTCAGTTTGAAATACGA
Protein-coding regions in this window:
- the LOC139151601 gene encoding WW domain-binding protein 2-like, yielding MALNQAVQGNGVVLFQGESILMHQEDVELDFDMKPIPDHFKGTKKGKLYLTTQRLIFHNLNRDLLVSFAMPFYYMKEVDIKQPVFGANYIKGRIKAQPGGGWEGSSYFKLTFKTGGAIELGERLLKVASQNGNVPPGPRVTQPQAYPPPGAYAPPPPMMNGGPAPAAYGFDYGYATGAAYPPTAPPQEHPVDAPPPYSSVGPSAPPMADYGGLQDAKAREAMTNGGTAYYNPQNPQNVYMPQPQSAPPPYSEVQRPEDKKNQ